One segment of Rhodopirellula baltica SH 1 DNA contains the following:
- a CDS encoding dienelactone hydrolase family protein, protein MRIQAPSFVDLETPTGPMRTHLFRPDGPGRYPGVILYSEIYQMTAPIARTAAVLAGHGLLVAVPDVYHEYTELGESFAYDKEGTDRGNRLKIEKEIAAYDADARSVIDFFGSDEGCTGKVGTVGICLGGHLAFRAAMNEEVKAGVCFYATDIHKRSLGKGMHDNSLDRIPEIQAEMLMIWGRQDPHIPAEGRRMIYDAMTAAGVSFSWHEFNGEHAFMRDEGHRYDPELALLLNSMACQHLNRHLR, encoded by the coding sequence ATGCGAATTCAAGCTCCTTCTTTCGTCGATCTCGAAACGCCCACCGGTCCGATGCGGACGCATTTGTTTCGCCCGGACGGTCCCGGCCGCTATCCCGGTGTGATTCTTTACAGCGAGATCTACCAGATGACGGCGCCGATCGCTCGCACCGCTGCTGTGCTGGCGGGACACGGTTTGCTGGTCGCCGTTCCGGATGTCTACCACGAGTACACCGAACTGGGCGAGTCATTCGCGTACGACAAAGAAGGCACCGACCGCGGCAACCGATTGAAGATCGAAAAGGAAATCGCCGCCTACGATGCCGACGCTCGATCCGTCATCGACTTTTTTGGCAGTGACGAAGGCTGCACCGGAAAAGTCGGCACGGTTGGCATCTGCCTTGGCGGCCACCTGGCATTTCGGGCAGCGATGAACGAGGAAGTCAAAGCCGGAGTCTGCTTCTACGCCACCGACATTCATAAACGAAGTCTCGGCAAAGGCATGCACGACAACAGCCTCGACCGCATCCCAGAGATTCAGGCCGAGATGCTGATGATTTGGGGTAGGCAAGACCCACATATCCCAGCCGAAGGACGCCGGATGATTTACGACGCGATGACTGCTGCCGGCGTCAGTTTTTCCTGGCACGAATTCAATGGCGAGCACGCTTTCATGCGAGACGAGGGGCATCGCTACGACCCAGAACTCGCCTTGCTGCTCAACTCCATGGCGTGCCAACACCTCAACCGCCATCTGCGGTAG
- a CDS encoding CAP domain-containing protein — protein sequence MRGWLMLGCLLFVGPLMAQEESTAVAADSESDGELVTQVEEAIVKQINDYRKKKGLGQLQVNDELQATAKKFAEFMAESGKYGHHADGKTPAERAEAAGYEYCVVRENIAYRTNTGEVTAKSLIDIFVPGWIDSPPHHENIVAKHITQTGAAVATKDQTTYYAVHLFGRPKSAQIEISVLNRSGKAQTVSIETNESVDEFEMPPRTTVSMKRCFPTTFRVDGLEARTVDKSQELVLTKKGWEVAE from the coding sequence GTGCGTGGTTGGTTGATGCTTGGATGTCTGTTGTTTGTCGGTCCGTTGATGGCTCAAGAGGAATCGACGGCGGTCGCTGCTGATTCGGAAAGCGATGGCGAATTGGTCACGCAAGTGGAAGAGGCAATCGTCAAGCAAATCAACGACTACCGCAAAAAGAAGGGGCTCGGTCAGTTGCAGGTGAACGACGAGTTGCAGGCAACCGCGAAGAAGTTTGCGGAGTTCATGGCTGAATCGGGCAAGTACGGTCATCACGCGGATGGCAAGACGCCGGCGGAGCGTGCCGAAGCGGCGGGGTACGAGTACTGCGTCGTGAGAGAGAACATTGCTTATCGCACCAACACTGGTGAAGTCACTGCGAAGAGTTTGATTGATATCTTTGTTCCGGGATGGATCGATTCACCGCCGCACCATGAGAACATCGTGGCCAAACACATCACGCAAACGGGGGCGGCTGTCGCGACGAAAGATCAAACGACTTACTACGCCGTTCATTTGTTTGGTCGACCCAAATCAGCGCAGATTGAGATCTCGGTGCTAAACCGTTCCGGCAAAGCTCAAACGGTGTCGATCGAAACCAACGAGAGTGTCGACGAGTTCGAGATGCCGCCACGGACGACCGTGAGCATGAAACGCTGCTTTCCAACCACGTTTCGAGTTGATGGCTTGGAAGCAAGGACAGTGGACAAGTCGCAGGAGCTGGTTTTGACAAAGAAAGGTTGGGAAGTGGCGGAATGA
- a CDS encoding YidC/Oxa1 family insertase periplasmic-domain containing protein codes for MERRLFSFILSSMAFFLIYMSLRTMFAPPLPPEEDAIAEVDGETVEPAEDLVADTDASEPGEGEGEEANEDTDAVERPSSPTWSTLGSMDPTSGYVMLVTLNSRGGGIERIELTERKENGRLKYRRVDVRSGYLGYLAADPTATDLGIRVNVVGPGTPADLATASGVQGGLKPGDIITGFNQNNVNNLSMLREAMLETKPGESATVTVLRNEKSIDFTTTLTEHPLDLIRLAEHGGDDEVEGNLSRLSCLLTVGRVGRREIQSGEKTIEGMVDTGDLIWDASQDGDNVSYQLQLSDSEMKPASGKSVGLQRTYSLKPDSYSLDMDVQIDNRAEEAQELAYRIEGANGITLEGWWYSNKISPNWGGSAARDIVYKTTAEGHELVSGYALLKRAKNESEADDQTLFAPDSAPPARNLSYIGVDAQYFTVAMLPPEGQESLKTFRRAAANIIADPSAVPDNKERAVNASFYLDSAIADVPPGSSLKQSLRLFAGPKQPDVMEAYGLGDCIYYGWFSFVAKPLGGLLHLFSNVGNYALAIVLLTLCVRGLMFPLSRKAAINAQRMQELAPELKKIAEKHKDDMEARVRAQRELQQRVGFNPMAGCAPMFLQLPIFIGLYRTLSVDIELRQAAFASWTTWASNLAAPDMMYYWGDWMWDYLGGRGTGWLGPYFNILPMIVVSLFLAQQKMFMPPATDEQTAMTQKMMNYMTLVMGLFFFRVPAGLCIYFITSSLWGIGERILVKKTLPSKPHFDPATLQGAAAGGGTVDGKVNNSAGANGKKSSDGKPKTMADRLRERLGTPEEEAAPLPKDRKRPPSKKPGNKKRR; via the coding sequence GTGGAACGCCGACTATTTTCGTTCATCCTCTCGTCGATGGCGTTTTTCCTGATCTACATGTCCCTTCGGACCATGTTCGCGCCACCACTGCCACCGGAGGAAGACGCGATCGCCGAAGTCGACGGCGAAACCGTTGAACCAGCCGAGGACTTGGTTGCCGACACGGATGCATCCGAGCCCGGCGAAGGTGAAGGCGAAGAAGCTAACGAAGACACGGATGCGGTTGAGCGTCCCAGCTCGCCAACATGGTCGACCCTCGGTTCCATGGATCCGACCAGTGGCTATGTGATGCTGGTGACATTGAACAGTCGCGGCGGTGGCATCGAACGAATTGAACTGACCGAACGCAAAGAGAACGGACGTCTGAAATACCGACGCGTCGATGTTCGCTCCGGCTACCTCGGCTACTTGGCCGCCGACCCGACCGCCACGGATCTCGGGATCCGAGTCAACGTGGTCGGACCGGGAACTCCCGCGGATCTGGCGACCGCTTCCGGCGTGCAAGGTGGCCTGAAACCCGGCGACATCATCACCGGGTTCAACCAAAACAACGTCAACAACCTGTCCATGCTTCGCGAAGCGATGCTGGAAACCAAACCAGGCGAATCCGCCACCGTCACGGTTCTGCGGAACGAGAAATCGATCGACTTCACGACCACGCTGACCGAACACCCGCTGGACTTGATTCGATTGGCTGAACACGGTGGCGACGATGAAGTCGAAGGCAACCTCTCGCGGCTTTCCTGCCTGCTGACGGTGGGACGCGTCGGTCGCCGCGAAATTCAATCCGGCGAGAAGACCATCGAAGGCATGGTCGACACCGGCGATCTGATTTGGGATGCCTCCCAAGACGGGGACAACGTTTCCTACCAGCTGCAGTTGTCCGACTCTGAGATGAAGCCGGCTTCGGGTAAATCAGTCGGACTGCAACGGACCTACTCGCTGAAACCAGACAGCTACTCGCTGGACATGGACGTTCAGATCGACAACCGCGCCGAGGAAGCCCAAGAGCTGGCTTACCGAATCGAAGGTGCCAACGGCATCACGCTGGAAGGCTGGTGGTACAGCAACAAAATCAGTCCCAACTGGGGCGGCTCGGCCGCTCGCGACATCGTCTACAAAACCACCGCCGAAGGTCACGAACTGGTCTCCGGTTACGCACTGTTGAAGCGGGCGAAGAACGAATCCGAAGCGGATGACCAAACACTGTTCGCTCCCGATTCCGCACCACCGGCTCGCAACCTGAGTTACATCGGCGTCGATGCCCAGTACTTCACCGTCGCGATGTTGCCACCGGAAGGACAAGAGTCACTCAAGACATTCCGTCGTGCCGCCGCGAATATTATCGCCGACCCAAGTGCTGTTCCCGACAACAAAGAACGCGCCGTCAACGCCAGCTTCTATCTCGACAGTGCCATCGCAGACGTGCCCCCGGGATCGTCGCTCAAACAATCACTCCGATTGTTCGCTGGGCCCAAACAGCCCGACGTGATGGAAGCCTACGGTTTGGGCGACTGCATCTACTACGGTTGGTTCTCGTTCGTCGCTAAACCTCTTGGCGGGTTGCTGCACCTGTTTTCCAACGTCGGCAACTACGCCTTGGCAATCGTTCTGCTGACACTGTGTGTGCGAGGTCTGATGTTCCCGCTTTCGCGAAAAGCGGCGATCAACGCTCAACGCATGCAAGAGTTGGCACCTGAGCTGAAGAAGATTGCCGAGAAGCACAAAGACGACATGGAAGCTCGCGTCCGAGCCCAACGGGAACTGCAACAACGCGTCGGGTTCAACCCGATGGCGGGCTGTGCCCCCATGTTCCTGCAGTTGCCAATTTTCATTGGCTTGTACCGAACACTCTCCGTCGACATTGAACTGCGACAAGCTGCGTTTGCCTCGTGGACCACCTGGGCGTCAAACCTGGCCGCTCCCGACATGATGTATTACTGGGGCGACTGGATGTGGGACTACTTGGGAGGCCGCGGCACCGGTTGGTTGGGTCCGTACTTCAACATCCTGCCGATGATCGTGGTTTCGTTGTTCCTGGCTCAGCAAAAGATGTTCATGCCACCGGCTACGGACGAGCAAACGGCGATGACGCAGAAGATGATGAACTACATGACGTTGGTCATGGGCTTGTTCTTCTTCCGTGTCCCGGCTGGTTTGTGCATCTACTTCATCACCAGCAGTCTGTGGGGAATCGGCGAGCGGATCTTGGTCAAGAAAACGCTGCCATCGAAGCCTCACTTCGATCCAGCAACCCTGCAGGGCGCCGCCGCGGGTGGCGGCACGGTCGATGGCAAAGTCAACAATTCGGCGGGTGCCAATGGAAAGAAAAGCTCCGACGGCAAACCCAAAACGATGGCCGACCGACTTCGCGAGCGATTGGGAACTCCCGAAGAAGAAGCCGCCCCGCTACCCAAAGATCGCAAACGCCCACCATCGAAGAAGCCCGGCAACAAGAAACGCCGCTAG
- a CDS encoding DUF167 domain-containing protein, with translation MSEPGAGLDRQCDGLTWRFRVRVTPKAKKASVGGLHDGALKVSVHTVPEDGKANKAVIASLAKWLRVSKGRVAIVAGETSRLKTIVVEFKSQDEMNTADAKLKKELS, from the coding sequence ATGAGCGAGCCAGGAGCAGGACTGGATCGACAATGCGATGGATTGACATGGAGGTTTCGCGTGCGGGTCACTCCCAAAGCCAAGAAGGCATCCGTGGGTGGGCTGCACGATGGAGCTTTGAAAGTGTCGGTTCACACTGTGCCGGAAGATGGCAAAGCCAACAAAGCGGTCATCGCTTCACTTGCGAAATGGTTGCGCGTCAGCAAGGGCCGTGTGGCGATCGTCGCCGGCGAAACCTCTCGGCTGAAGACGATCGTGGTCGAATTCAAGTCGCAGGATGAGATGAACACTGCCGACGCAAAGCTGAAAAAAGAGTTGTCGTGA
- a CDS encoding amino acid permease yields the protein MFGATSVGVGAIVGGGILALAGVAFATTGPSAILAFGLNGVIAILTALSFAEMASKFPESGGTYTFSRKVLSVESAFTVGWVVWFASIVASVLYAIGFGSFATLLLSELYSTQGSVPHWLGEPWSVPVVSLATTVGIGGLMTFRTSGGGAWINVAKVAVFSVLIIGGFWMLTGQPVSKTTAELRPFLASGWGGLVQAMGYSFIALQGFDLIAAVGGEVREPTKNIPRAMLLSLVIALLIYLPLLFVLTTVGTDGSQSIRELAASDPEAVVALAARHYLGTSGYWLVLIAAVLSMFSALQANLFAASRIALAMSRDNTLPNALSRLAAGSGSPWISVLVTTGLVCLLIQLLPDIAAAGAASSLIFLVTFAIAHWLAILVRQRSVLTPPPFRVPGYPAVPVVGGLACLALAIFQGIAVPEAGIIAVMWIAIGGVLFLSLFARRARLTDVSNIASNPELSRLRGNSPLVLVPIANPNNARAMIALADTLVPAALGRVLVQTVVVAPHDWDPLVNHRPSAQLHSVMNEILHASASLGVRCETLTTVSAEPMMEIARVAKLHQCQSVLLGLSEITPEARDTPLEGLLGQLSSDVVVLRAPKDWQLDQSQQILVPVGGRGGHDYLLTRLLSSLSREQQRQVKFLRVIPTDTLRADQKRIRKELDRTTRVNAGRVCEREVVRSNDPVKTIADRAGTAGLIILGAQRLGPRQKLFGDFTRKVALESDCPVIIISRRG from the coding sequence TTGTTTGGAGCCACCAGCGTCGGCGTCGGCGCGATCGTGGGCGGCGGGATCCTCGCACTGGCCGGAGTCGCGTTTGCGACAACAGGTCCATCCGCGATTCTGGCGTTTGGCCTCAACGGCGTCATCGCGATCCTGACCGCGCTCAGTTTCGCGGAGATGGCGTCGAAGTTCCCCGAATCCGGCGGCACTTACACCTTCAGCCGCAAAGTCCTCTCAGTCGAATCCGCTTTCACGGTGGGTTGGGTCGTTTGGTTTGCATCGATCGTTGCCTCCGTTCTCTATGCGATCGGCTTCGGTAGTTTTGCGACGCTGTTGCTGAGCGAACTGTATTCGACTCAGGGTTCGGTCCCACATTGGCTTGGCGAACCCTGGAGCGTCCCTGTCGTTTCGCTTGCGACGACCGTCGGTATCGGCGGCCTGATGACGTTTCGAACGTCCGGTGGAGGAGCCTGGATCAACGTCGCCAAAGTGGCTGTCTTCTCGGTTCTGATCATCGGCGGATTCTGGATGCTGACCGGGCAACCCGTTTCCAAAACCACCGCGGAATTGCGTCCGTTTCTCGCATCGGGCTGGGGCGGTTTGGTACAAGCCATGGGATACAGCTTCATCGCCTTGCAGGGGTTTGACTTGATCGCCGCAGTCGGCGGTGAAGTTCGCGAACCGACCAAGAACATCCCACGAGCGATGTTGCTGTCGCTGGTCATTGCGTTGCTGATCTATTTGCCACTTTTGTTTGTGCTGACCACCGTTGGTACCGATGGATCCCAAAGCATTCGCGAATTGGCCGCATCCGATCCCGAAGCCGTGGTCGCACTGGCCGCGCGGCACTACCTCGGCACATCAGGCTATTGGCTGGTGCTGATCGCGGCGGTTCTCTCAATGTTCTCGGCTCTTCAAGCCAACCTGTTTGCGGCATCGAGAATTGCTCTCGCGATGTCTCGGGACAACACACTCCCGAACGCACTGAGTCGTTTGGCCGCCGGATCCGGTTCCCCCTGGATCTCGGTGTTGGTGACGACCGGTTTGGTGTGCTTGCTGATTCAGCTTTTGCCAGACATTGCGGCGGCCGGGGCGGCATCCAGCTTGATCTTCCTGGTGACATTCGCGATCGCCCATTGGTTGGCCATATTGGTACGGCAACGCAGCGTGCTGACACCGCCACCGTTCCGAGTTCCGGGTTACCCAGCCGTTCCTGTCGTTGGCGGCTTGGCTTGTTTGGCGTTGGCTATCTTCCAAGGCATCGCGGTGCCTGAAGCTGGAATCATCGCGGTCATGTGGATCGCGATTGGCGGCGTACTGTTCCTATCCTTGTTCGCTCGTCGAGCCCGGCTGACCGATGTGTCCAACATCGCCAGCAATCCTGAACTCTCGCGATTGCGCGGTAACTCGCCGTTGGTATTGGTGCCAATCGCGAATCCGAACAACGCTCGCGCGATGATTGCGTTGGCGGACACCTTGGTCCCCGCCGCCCTGGGACGCGTGCTGGTTCAAACCGTTGTCGTCGCACCTCACGACTGGGATCCGTTGGTCAATCACCGGCCCTCCGCTCAACTTCACTCGGTGATGAACGAAATCTTGCACGCCTCCGCGAGTCTGGGTGTGCGGTGCGAAACCCTGACCACGGTTTCTGCGGAACCCATGATGGAAATCGCCCGCGTCGCCAAACTGCACCAATGCCAATCGGTGCTGTTGGGCTTGAGCGAGATCACTCCGGAGGCACGCGACACGCCGCTGGAAGGTTTGCTCGGGCAACTATCCAGCGATGTTGTCGTGCTTCGTGCTCCCAAGGATTGGCAGCTCGACCAAAGCCAGCAGATTCTCGTTCCGGTCGGTGGACGTGGCGGCCACGACTACTTGCTCACTCGACTGCTGAGCAGTCTCTCTCGTGAACAACAAAGACAAGTCAAGTTTCTGCGAGTGATCCCCACCGATACACTTCGTGCCGATCAAAAACGTATTCGCAAAGAGTTGGATCGGACAACTCGAGTCAACGCGGGCAGGGTTTGTGAACGCGAGGTCGTGCGGAGCAATGATCCAGTCAAAACAATCGCCGACCGAGCCGGCACGGCAGGACTGATCATTCTGGGTGCTCAACGACTGGGACCACGGCAAAAGCTATTCGGTGACTTCACCCGCAAGGTCGCGCTCGAATCCGACTGCCCCGTGATCATCATCAGCCGCCGCGGCTAA
- the aspS gene encoding aspartate--tRNA ligase, whose amino-acid sequence MLRTHTCGALRKSDVGSPVTLCGWVDSKRDHGGAVFIDLRDRYGLTQVVIGPPEANEALIKQAGHVPNESVILIRGVVADRLEGKTNAKLETGEIEVRSEHFEILSASETPPFTPGQSDLPGEDLRLKYRFLDLRRKEMQQALIRRSEIIKCMRDYFAEHDFIDVETPILGRSTPEGARDYLVPSRVHPSNFYALPQSPQLYKQILMVAGFDRYVQVAKCFRDEDLRADRQPEFTQLDLEMSFVDSEDIIGLIDGLVAKTAKQVLGKDITLPLPRMTYEEAMRRFGSDAPDLRFGLEIVDVTSVAAKTDFRVFRGTADAGNFVRGINVKDSALKFSRRQIDELTAFVQQDFGAKGLAWFRVEDDGTLWSPIAKNFDEEHLAEIKALMGGEPGDLLMFLADTWEVTCKGLSGLRKRLAVELKLYEDGELNCSWVTEFPMFEKDEEAGRYVAMHHPFTAPLEEDLPLLKESPEKCRAQAYDLVINGSEAGGGTIRIHDSKVQSQVFELLGMDEETARDRFGFLLDALRFGAPPHGGIALGVDRWVMLFAGLENIREVIAFPKTQKAADMMTGAPGEVDADQLNELHLRTVSAKT is encoded by the coding sequence GTGTTACGAACCCACACCTGCGGCGCGCTTCGCAAATCTGACGTCGGCTCCCCCGTGACCCTGTGCGGATGGGTGGACAGCAAACGAGACCATGGCGGAGCCGTTTTCATCGATTTGCGGGATCGTTACGGGCTGACCCAGGTCGTCATCGGACCGCCGGAAGCCAATGAAGCACTGATCAAACAAGCTGGCCACGTGCCAAACGAAAGCGTGATCCTGATCCGCGGCGTGGTGGCGGATCGCCTGGAAGGCAAAACCAACGCGAAATTGGAAACCGGTGAAATCGAAGTTCGCAGCGAACACTTCGAAATCCTTTCGGCCTCCGAAACGCCTCCCTTCACACCCGGCCAATCCGATCTGCCAGGCGAAGACTTGCGTCTGAAGTATCGCTTCCTGGACCTTCGCCGCAAAGAAATGCAGCAGGCCCTGATCCGTCGCAGCGAAATCATCAAGTGCATGCGGGACTACTTTGCCGAGCACGATTTCATCGACGTCGAAACGCCCATCCTCGGTCGCAGCACCCCCGAAGGAGCTCGCGATTACCTGGTCCCCAGCCGCGTGCATCCCAGCAACTTCTACGCGTTGCCTCAATCGCCGCAGCTTTACAAACAAATTCTGATGGTCGCCGGTTTCGACCGCTACGTCCAAGTCGCCAAGTGTTTTCGCGACGAAGACTTGCGAGCCGATCGCCAACCCGAATTCACGCAGCTCGACTTGGAAATGTCCTTTGTCGACTCAGAGGACATCATCGGATTGATCGATGGCTTGGTCGCCAAAACCGCAAAGCAGGTTTTGGGCAAGGACATCACGCTGCCGCTGCCACGCATGACCTACGAAGAAGCCATGCGTCGCTTCGGTTCCGATGCTCCCGATTTACGATTCGGTTTGGAAATCGTCGACGTCACTTCGGTGGCTGCGAAGACCGACTTCCGAGTCTTCCGCGGAACCGCCGACGCCGGCAACTTCGTTCGTGGCATCAACGTCAAAGACTCGGCCCTCAAGTTCTCACGACGCCAAATCGATGAACTGACCGCGTTTGTTCAACAAGACTTCGGTGCCAAAGGTTTGGCTTGGTTCCGCGTCGAAGATGACGGAACGCTTTGGAGCCCGATCGCGAAGAACTTCGATGAAGAACACTTGGCTGAAATCAAAGCACTCATGGGCGGCGAACCCGGTGACTTGCTGATGTTCTTGGCCGACACCTGGGAAGTCACCTGCAAAGGCTTGTCCGGTCTTCGCAAACGACTGGCCGTGGAACTGAAGCTCTACGAAGACGGCGAGCTGAACTGCAGTTGGGTGACCGAGTTCCCCATGTTCGAGAAGGACGAAGAAGCCGGTCGCTACGTCGCCATGCACCACCCCTTCACCGCTCCTCTCGAAGAAGACCTGCCGCTTCTGAAAGAGTCGCCCGAGAAATGTCGTGCTCAAGCCTATGACTTGGTCATCAACGGATCGGAAGCCGGTGGCGGAACGATTCGGATCCACGACAGCAAGGTTCAATCGCAAGTGTTCGAACTGCTGGGCATGGACGAAGAAACCGCTCGCGATCGTTTCGGGTTCTTGCTCGACGCGTTGCGTTTCGGTGCACCTCCACACGGCGGGATCGCCTTGGGTGTCGATCGCTGGGTGATGCTGTTCGCTGGCCTCGAAAACATTCGCGAAGTGATCGCGTTCCCCAAAACGCAAAAGGCTGCCGACATGATGACCGGAGCTCCTGGCGAAGTGGACGCGGATCAACTCAACGAACTGCATCTGCGAACGGTGTCCGCCAAAACCTGA